A genome region from Vicinamibacterales bacterium includes the following:
- a CDS encoding aminotransferase class V-fold PLP-dependent enzyme, whose translation MISLPSSERLLLGPGPSMMSPRVMRALGAPMLGHLDPDLLAMMDDIRGRLQGLFRAPAGSFTFAVSGTGTSGLEAIVANLVEDGTRVLAVVTGYFGDRLAQVCARYGARVTRLDVEWGRACDPQQVRDALSKAGADIVCVVHAETSTGVRNPVEAIAKIAHDNGAIVIVDAVTSLGGHPLEMEKWSLDAVYSCTQKCVGAPSGLAPVAFAPSALDRRVKCRSFYLDLALLEDYWVRRKYHHTISASLVYALHEALVAIDEEGLETRWQRHQRNHQILATGLEAMGLGLLPPPAERLWTLNAVRVPDGVDEPKIRRDLLTRFNMEVGSGLGPLAGKILRVGLMGHSSSPQAILLFLGALESVLRAQGAAIARGAGTAAAVGAMG comes from the coding sequence ATGATTTCTCTCCCTTCGTCCGAACGTCTCCTCCTCGGTCCCGGTCCCAGCATGATGTCGCCGCGAGTGATGCGGGCACTGGGGGCGCCAATGCTCGGTCACCTCGACCCCGATCTGCTCGCGATGATGGATGACATCCGCGGGCGGCTCCAGGGGCTCTTCCGCGCACCAGCCGGATCGTTCACCTTCGCCGTGTCGGGCACGGGAACATCCGGACTCGAGGCGATTGTCGCCAATCTCGTCGAGGACGGCACGCGCGTTCTGGCGGTCGTCACGGGATACTTCGGCGATCGCCTCGCGCAGGTCTGCGCGCGCTACGGCGCACGCGTCACCCGGCTCGACGTCGAGTGGGGGCGCGCCTGCGATCCGCAGCAGGTGCGCGACGCGCTCTCGAAGGCCGGCGCGGACATCGTGTGCGTCGTCCACGCGGAGACGTCCACCGGCGTGCGCAATCCCGTGGAGGCGATCGCGAAGATCGCTCACGACAACGGGGCGATCGTGATCGTCGACGCGGTCACGTCGCTCGGCGGCCACCCACTCGAGATGGAGAAGTGGAGCCTCGACGCCGTCTACAGCTGCACGCAGAAGTGCGTGGGCGCGCCGTCGGGCCTGGCGCCGGTCGCGTTCGCACCGTCAGCGCTCGACCGCCGCGTCAAGTGCCGCAGCTTCTATCTGGATCTTGCGCTGCTCGAAGACTACTGGGTGCGGCGGAAGTACCACCACACGATCAGCGCGTCGCTCGTCTACGCGCTGCACGAGGCCCTCGTCGCGATCGACGAGGAAGGCCTCGAGACGCGCTGGCAACGGCACCAGCGGAACCATCAGATTCTCGCCACCGGCCTCGAGGCGATGGGGCTCGGCCTGCTGCCGCCGCCGGCCGAGCGGCTCTGGACGCTGAACGCGGTGCGCGTCCCGGACGGTGTGGACGAACCGAAGATCCGCAGGGATCTCCTGACGCGCTTCAACATGGAAGTGGGATCGGGCCTCGGGCCACTGGCCGGCAAGATCCTCCGGGTCGGCCTGATGGGACACAGTTCGTCGCCGCAGGCGATCCTGCTCTTCCTCGGCGCGCTCGAGAGCGTGCTGCGCGCCCAGGGCGCAGCCATCGCGCGGGGCGCGGGCACTGCTGCAGCGGTCGGGGCGATGGGCTAG
- a CDS encoding dihydrodipicolinate synthase family protein — protein MNLEGIFPPIATPFKDDAIDLDGMKSNVTKWMTTGLAGVLVLGSNGEAPLLDADESFRVASAARECVPSGKTLIVGAGEESTRSTIAAVKRAAQAGADVVLVRTPCYFKKQMTTDLFVRHFTAVADASPVPVLPYNVPGLTGVSMAAEAVARLATHANIPGVKDSSADLTQIADLVAMTPPGFKVLVGSAPTLYASLCVGAIGGIVAAACVIPDLMVELYRLARAGKHAEALALQRRITPLGKSVTTMFGVAGLKAAMDLAGYVGGVPRQPLPAATPQMIDTLRGQFAELGVGLASRT, from the coding sequence ATGAACCTTGAAGGCATCTTTCCGCCAATCGCAACCCCGTTCAAAGACGACGCGATCGATCTCGACGGGATGAAGTCGAACGTCACGAAATGGATGACGACCGGCCTTGCCGGCGTGCTCGTCCTCGGCTCGAACGGCGAAGCTCCGCTGCTCGATGCCGACGAGTCGTTTCGCGTCGCGTCGGCGGCCCGGGAGTGCGTCCCTTCCGGCAAGACGCTCATCGTCGGCGCCGGTGAGGAGTCCACGCGCAGCACGATCGCGGCCGTCAAGCGTGCCGCGCAGGCCGGCGCGGATGTCGTCCTCGTGCGCACGCCGTGCTACTTCAAGAAGCAGATGACCACGGATCTGTTCGTCCGGCACTTCACCGCCGTGGCGGACGCGTCACCCGTGCCGGTGCTGCCGTACAACGTGCCGGGGCTGACCGGCGTCAGCATGGCCGCGGAGGCCGTGGCCAGGCTGGCGACGCATGCCAACATCCCCGGAGTGAAGGACTCGAGCGCGGACCTGACGCAGATTGCCGATCTCGTCGCGATGACGCCACCCGGCTTCAAGGTGCTCGTCGGCTCGGCGCCCACGCTCTACGCGAGCCTCTGCGTCGGGGCGATCGGCGGCATCGTGGCGGCCGCGTGTGTGATTCCGGATCTGATGGTGGAACTCTATCGCCTGGCGCGCGCAGGGAAGCACGCCGAGGCCCTCGCACTGCAGCGCCGCATCACTCCGCTGGGGAAGTCGGTGACCACCATGTTTGGCGTCGCCGGCCTGAAGGCAGCCATGGACCTCGCCGGCTACGTCGGCGGTGTCCCGCGCCAGCCCCTGCCGGCGGCAACACCACAGATGATCGACACACTCCGCGGACAGTTCGCCGAGCTCGGGGTCGGGCTGGCTTCTCGAACGTGA
- a CDS encoding C40 family peptidase — MRRALSIVALGALVASGCASSGHVPRPYPGAHDPRQPDTAPVERPSPAPRPALSPAAVAAADLAQSLVGAPYRNGGQDPDGFDCSGFVQYVFTQSGIGMPRSVREQFEVGQNIDPADVRPGDLVFFAIDGHRVSHVGIVVGDDAFVHAPSSRGQVRIDRLSMEYWRTRLAAAKRPT, encoded by the coding sequence GTGCGTCGCGCTCTGTCCATCGTCGCCCTCGGCGCGCTCGTCGCGTCCGGGTGCGCCAGTTCTGGCCACGTGCCTCGGCCCTACCCCGGCGCCCACGACCCGCGCCAACCGGACACGGCGCCTGTCGAGCGCCCGTCGCCCGCGCCACGGCCCGCGTTGTCTCCCGCCGCCGTCGCGGCGGCTGACCTCGCACAGTCACTCGTCGGCGCGCCGTACCGAAACGGCGGACAAGACCCCGACGGATTCGACTGCAGCGGCTTTGTCCAGTACGTGTTCACCCAGTCGGGCATCGGGATGCCGCGGAGCGTGCGCGAGCAGTTCGAGGTCGGACAGAACATCGATCCTGCGGACGTGCGGCCGGGAGACCTCGTGTTCTTCGCCATCGACGGACACCGCGTCTCGCACGTCGGCATCGTCGTCGGCGACGACGCGTTCGTCCATGCGCCGAGCTCACGCGGCCAGGTGAGAATCGATCGGCTGTCGATGGAGTACTGGAGAACTCGGCTCGCGGCCGCGAAGCGCCCGACGTGA
- a CDS encoding M48 family metalloprotease, with protein MTTRFAVLVLLATLVPGCGRGRVPQPPIPPRLSDGQELLVGLRADADVRRDLGVYANDGLQQVVQQLCARLAAASGRAALPWRATILDVAAANAFALPGGQIYLTRGLLPYLTSDAELAAVIGHEVAHVATGLAARQFAAATTGGGDPLIIGLFSPIVRRLRPPAAGSISPTVLFGRFRPDEELVADTLASGYLARSGFDPNAVPAFLASLAEQQLQSDKRGVPTWLETHVSSADLIEQLRAATRTLDTPPPAGWTVNRDGYQQRVHGMVFGDNPRDGLVRGREFIQAERRFALTIPARWEVTNSRMQMAVEHPDEDAALVVRVLPRARRADLAAVARTTMEGAGFRTAGGEETTINGAPAFVGTWDGERDAASPVRVRAAFVRLGSVVHLLAGIASADRFTFVEASLQASISSFRAIDGAEADRVRMNVIDLYSVQPGDTWDRIARHFGGIVMPATLAQMNHGLPDPVPPGTRVKVVTTR; from the coding sequence GTGACCACGCGTTTCGCGGTTCTCGTCCTGCTCGCCACGCTCGTGCCCGGCTGCGGGCGCGGCCGGGTGCCGCAGCCGCCCATTCCGCCTCGCCTCTCCGATGGGCAGGAACTGTTGGTGGGCCTGCGGGCCGACGCGGATGTGCGACGCGATCTGGGCGTCTACGCCAACGATGGTCTGCAGCAGGTCGTGCAGCAACTCTGCGCCCGACTGGCCGCAGCGTCAGGCCGTGCGGCGCTGCCGTGGCGCGCGACGATCCTCGACGTGGCCGCCGCGAACGCCTTCGCGTTGCCAGGCGGCCAGATCTACCTCACGCGCGGCCTGCTCCCGTATCTCACCAGCGACGCGGAACTCGCGGCGGTCATCGGCCACGAGGTGGCGCACGTGGCCACCGGCCTGGCGGCCCGCCAGTTCGCCGCCGCCACGACCGGCGGGGGCGACCCGCTCATCATCGGGCTCTTCTCGCCGATCGTGCGACGGCTGCGCCCCCCGGCCGCAGGGTCCATCAGCCCGACTGTGCTGTTCGGCAGGTTCAGACCCGACGAGGAGTTGGTCGCCGACACGCTGGCGTCGGGATATCTCGCCAGGTCGGGCTTCGATCCGAACGCCGTTCCCGCATTCCTCGCATCGCTCGCGGAGCAGCAGCTTCAAAGCGACAAGCGAGGTGTGCCGACGTGGCTCGAGACCCACGTGTCTTCCGCTGATCTGATCGAGCAGTTGCGGGCGGCGACGAGGACGCTCGACACGCCCCCGCCGGCGGGTTGGACGGTCAATCGCGACGGCTACCAGCAACGCGTTCACGGCATGGTGTTCGGCGACAACCCGCGCGACGGGCTCGTGCGAGGTCGCGAGTTCATCCAGGCGGAGCGGCGCTTTGCGCTCACGATTCCGGCGCGGTGGGAAGTGACGAACAGCCGGATGCAGATGGCGGTCGAGCACCCGGACGAAGACGCGGCACTCGTCGTCCGGGTGCTCCCGCGCGCCCGTCGCGCCGACCTGGCTGCCGTCGCGCGGACGACGATGGAGGGGGCCGGTTTCAGGACGGCGGGCGGAGAGGAGACGACGATCAACGGGGCGCCGGCATTCGTCGGCACCTGGGACGGCGAGCGCGATGCCGCCTCTCCGGTGCGCGTGCGCGCAGCATTCGTGCGCCTCGGGAGCGTGGTCCACTTGCTGGCGGGCATCGCGTCCGCCGACCGTTTCACGTTCGTCGAAGCGTCGCTCCAGGCCAGCATCTCGTCGTTTCGCGCGATCGACGGCGCGGAAGCCGACCGCGTCAGGATGAATGTGATCGATCTCTATTCGGTGCAGCCGGGCGACACGTGGGACAGGATCGCGCGCCACTTCGGCGGGATCGTGATGCCCGCCACGCTCGCCCAGATGAACCACGGCCTGCCGGACCCGGTGCCGCCTGGCACCCGCGTGAAGGTGGTCACGACGCGATAG
- a CDS encoding PadR family transcriptional regulator, which produces MGIRATPDALDLLPGTLYLLILRTLAGGPLHGYAIARRIEEASADALAVEEGSLYPALNRMLVKRWVRAEWGISENNRKARFYNLTPEGRRQLEQESRQFDALVLAIRLVMETA; this is translated from the coding sequence ATGGGAATCAGAGCGACACCCGACGCACTCGATCTCCTCCCCGGCACGCTGTATCTGCTCATCCTCCGAACACTGGCCGGCGGCCCGCTGCACGGCTATGCCATCGCCCGCCGGATCGAAGAGGCGTCCGCCGACGCACTCGCCGTCGAGGAAGGCTCGCTCTACCCGGCGCTCAACCGCATGCTCGTCAAACGGTGGGTGAGGGCCGAGTGGGGCATCTCGGAAAACAATCGGAAGGCGCGCTTCTACAACCTGACGCCGGAGGGGCGTCGTCAGCTCGAGCAGGAATCGCGTCAGTTCGACGCTCTCGTGCTCGCGATCCGGCTCGTGATGGAGACGGCGTGA
- a CDS encoding isoprenylcysteine carboxylmethyltransferase family protein, with protein MFGSLLFVAAGTTRWPAAWAYLLISAVQLAAYTAIVVRVHPDLIQERTHPPADAKRWDKPLVGIIGVAGPLAFILVSAFDRRFGWSGPMPTGLEVVGLALVAAGGVIVNAAVLANRFFSALVRIQRDRGHHVIDRGPYRVVRHPGYVASIMNSLGAPMALGSWWAVLVGSIISAVIVVRTAMEDRTLRGELEGYQAYASRVRFRLVPGIW; from the coding sequence GTGTTCGGCTCCCTGCTGTTCGTCGCAGCCGGTACGACTCGCTGGCCGGCGGCGTGGGCCTACCTGCTCATCAGCGCGGTGCAATTGGCGGCGTATACCGCCATCGTCGTCCGCGTGCACCCCGACCTTATCCAGGAGCGGACACACCCGCCGGCAGACGCAAAACGGTGGGACAAGCCGCTGGTCGGCATCATCGGCGTCGCAGGACCGCTGGCGTTCATTCTCGTTTCCGCGTTCGATCGGCGATTTGGCTGGAGCGGGCCGATGCCAACGGGCCTCGAGGTTGTGGGCCTCGCGCTCGTGGCCGCGGGCGGCGTGATCGTGAATGCCGCGGTGCTGGCCAACCGCTTCTTTTCGGCTCTCGTCCGCATTCAGCGCGATCGGGGCCATCACGTCATCGACCGGGGTCCCTACCGAGTCGTCCGCCACCCGGGCTACGTCGCGTCGATCATGAACTCTCTCGGCGCGCCCATGGCGCTCGGTTCCTGGTGGGCCGTGCTCGTCGGGTCGATCATCTCGGCCGTCATCGTGGTCCGCACCGCGATGGAGGACCGCACGCTGCGCGGGGAACTGGAGGGCTACCAGGCGTACGCCAGCCGCGTCCGCTTCCGCCTCGTCCCCGGGATCTGGTGA
- a CDS encoding HNH endonuclease, with translation MEHTLLLNASYEPLKVVPWRKAITLCCQGKVEIISVYDREIRSVSISFKLPSVVRLLRYVRIKRRFDYVPFSRANIYARDDHACQYCGQTLPVTELTFDHVVPVAQGGRKDWENIVTCCVSCNRRKGGRTPAEAAMRLVRVPARPQAVPAIRITIGLRNAPESWRDYLYWNVELDDT, from the coding sequence ATGGAGCACACGCTGCTCCTCAACGCCTCCTACGAGCCGCTCAAGGTGGTGCCTTGGCGAAAGGCCATCACCTTGTGCTGCCAGGGCAAGGTCGAGATCATCTCGGTCTACGACCGTGAGATCCGATCCGTCTCGATCAGCTTCAAGCTGCCGTCCGTCGTCCGCCTGTTGCGGTACGTCCGTATCAAGCGCCGTTTCGACTACGTGCCGTTCTCGCGCGCCAACATCTACGCCCGCGACGACCACGCGTGCCAGTACTGCGGGCAGACGCTGCCGGTCACCGAGTTGACGTTCGATCACGTCGTGCCGGTGGCGCAGGGTGGCCGCAAGGACTGGGAGAACATCGTCACCTGCTGCGTGAGCTGTAATCGGCGGAAAGGCGGCCGCACGCCGGCCGAAGCGGCGATGCGGCTCGTGCGGGTGCCGGCCCGCCCGCAGGCCGTGCCCGCCATCCGCATCACGATTGGCTTGCGCAATGCGCCCGAGAGCTGGCGCGACTACCTCTACTGGAACGTGGAGCTGGACGATACGTAG
- a CDS encoding cation diffusion facilitator family transporter, with protein MTAKTRAAAMSVTSNASLVLLKLAVGMLSGSVSIISEAIHSANDLLAAVIAWFSVRTSDKAPDAEHPYGHGKIEGISGAIEAALIVVAAIWIVVEATKKIRHGGEVEHLGLGTAVMLVSVVVNVFVSRYLFKVAKQEDSLALEADAHHLSTDVYTSFGVAGGLAIVLVARSVFHSTALDIVDPIVAIGVALFILKIGVGLTLQAADHLLDRGLPEEELQAIKNLIDGHPSVLESHNLRTRKSGSHRYIDAHITMGGEVTLADAHQTAAAIEQKIAAALPPAHAVIHVDPLEAIPQARRPIRREEG; from the coding sequence ATGACTGCAAAGACGCGCGCTGCGGCAATGTCCGTCACGTCCAATGCGAGCCTGGTCTTGCTGAAGCTGGCCGTCGGCATGCTTTCGGGATCGGTCAGCATCATCTCCGAGGCTATTCACTCGGCCAACGATCTGCTCGCTGCGGTGATCGCCTGGTTCTCGGTACGGACCTCCGACAAGGCACCCGATGCCGAGCACCCCTACGGCCACGGCAAGATCGAAGGCATCTCCGGCGCCATCGAGGCGGCGCTCATCGTGGTGGCCGCGATCTGGATCGTGGTGGAGGCGACAAAGAAGATCCGCCACGGTGGTGAGGTGGAGCACCTCGGCCTCGGCACCGCGGTGATGCTGGTATCGGTCGTGGTGAACGTCTTCGTGTCGCGCTACCTGTTCAAGGTGGCGAAACAGGAGGACTCGCTCGCCCTCGAAGCGGACGCGCATCACCTCTCCACGGATGTCTATACGTCATTCGGCGTCGCCGGCGGCCTGGCCATCGTCCTGGTCGCGCGCAGCGTCTTCCACTCAACCGCGCTCGATATCGTCGATCCGATCGTCGCGATCGGCGTGGCGTTGTTCATCCTCAAGATCGGTGTCGGGCTGACGCTGCAGGCGGCCGACCATCTGCTCGACCGAGGGCTCCCCGAGGAGGAGCTGCAGGCGATCAAGAACTTGATTGACGGTCACCCGAGCGTGCTCGAGTCGCACAATCTGCGGACGCGAAAGTCGGGCAGCCACCGCTACATCGACGCACACATCACGATGGGGGGTGAGGTGACGCTCGCCGACGCGCACCAGACGGCCGCCGCGATAGAGCAGAAGATCGCAGCCGCGTTGCCGCCCGCGCACGCGGTCATCCACGTGGACCCGCTCGAGGCGATCCCGCAGGCGAGGCGGCCGATACGAAGGGAGGAAGGATGA
- a CDS encoding ABC transporter permease, with the protein MLSFLIRRLAAALVLVAVVSSGALLLTRLAPGDFASELFGSGATRESMARERARYGLDRPIASFYADWVSRAARLDLGTSLYYRRPVTELVRQRALNTGLLALCALVAATFIGIPAGIIGGSRRGLVPSVIRGTSLLFLSLPSLVTSLVLVLFAARTGWFPIGGMGSIDAWQAGTAVWFADLAWHLPLPTAALALPLAAMLERLQAQSMRDAVDRPFSLASLARGVPRGRLVWRDTLRAAIAPVASVYGFVLGSLLSGSFVVEVVTAWPGLGRLMYDALVARDLYLVAGCAAAGSIFLAAGSLVSDLALAWADPRLRTSSRA; encoded by the coding sequence ATGCTGTCTTTTCTGATCCGCCGCCTGGCCGCCGCCCTCGTGCTCGTGGCAGTGGTGTCGTCGGGGGCGCTGCTTCTGACGCGTCTCGCGCCGGGCGACTTCGCGTCGGAGCTCTTCGGGTCGGGTGCGACGCGCGAGTCGATGGCGCGCGAGCGGGCGCGCTACGGTCTCGATCGCCCGATTGCGTCGTTCTATGCCGACTGGGTGTCGCGCGCGGCCCGGCTCGACCTCGGCACGTCGCTGTACTATCGCCGCCCGGTCACGGAGTTGGTCCGGCAGCGCGCGTTGAACACGGGGCTGCTCGCGTTGTGCGCGCTCGTCGCGGCCACGTTCATCGGCATTCCGGCGGGTATCATCGGCGGCAGCCGCCGGGGCCTCGTCCCCAGCGTCATCCGCGGGACGTCGCTCCTGTTCCTCTCGCTTCCCTCGCTCGTCACCTCACTCGTGTTGGTGCTATTTGCCGCCCGCACCGGGTGGTTCCCGATTGGCGGGATGGGATCGATCGACGCGTGGCAGGCTGGGACTGCCGTCTGGTTCGCGGATCTCGCGTGGCACCTGCCGCTGCCAACCGCCGCGCTGGCGCTGCCGTTGGCCGCCATGCTGGAGCGGCTCCAGGCGCAGTCGATGCGTGACGCGGTCGATCGGCCGTTCTCGCTGGCTTCGCTCGCGCGCGGCGTGCCGCGGGGCCGTCTGGTCTGGCGCGACACGCTCCGCGCCGCGATCGCGCCGGTCGCATCCGTCTACGGGTTCGTCCTCGGCAGCCTGCTCAGCGGATCGTTCGTCGTGGAGGTCGTGACCGCGTGGCCCGGCCTCGGCCGGTTGATGTACGACGCGTTGGTGGCCCGCGACCTGTATCTCGTTGCCGGGTGCGCGGCCGCCGGCTCGATTTTCCTCGCCGCCGGCAGCCTCGTCTCCGATCTCGCCCTCGCGTGGGCTGATCCGCGCCTGCGCACGTCGTCACGGGCCTGA
- a CDS encoding ABC transporter permease produces MTRRPRLSTGTSWSGIGLLAVVALSAVAAPVLAPHDAGEAFRGFLYAPPMRPHVVADDGTWRAPFVYPLRLVSRLEQRYEEDRAHPASLAFFSGWKVIGVADERAGPWLPLGADASGRDQLTRLLFGARTSLGVALLATLGALLIGGIAGGIAGYSGGALDEALMRVAEFVLVLPAVYVVLALRAALPLVLPAWIVFVLMAGIFAVVGWPWVARAVRATVAAERTREYADAARSLGAGHARVLLRHLMPACRGLMATQAILLLPTFIVAEATLSFIGLGFPDAVPSWGSMLHEAANVNAMADFPWTLAPAAAIFAVTLGANLVLERSTQEPHRAQRT; encoded by the coding sequence GTGACGCGCCGTCCGCGACTCTCCACCGGCACGAGTTGGAGCGGCATTGGGCTGCTTGCGGTCGTGGCGCTGTCCGCTGTCGCCGCGCCGGTCCTGGCGCCGCACGATGCCGGTGAGGCGTTTCGCGGGTTCCTCTACGCGCCGCCCATGCGGCCGCACGTCGTGGCGGACGATGGGACCTGGCGAGCGCCCTTTGTGTACCCGCTGCGGCTGGTGAGCCGGTTGGAACAGAGGTACGAAGAAGACCGCGCGCACCCAGCGTCGCTGGCGTTCTTCTCGGGCTGGAAGGTCATTGGGGTCGCGGACGAGCGCGCAGGGCCGTGGCTCCCACTCGGCGCCGACGCGTCGGGCCGCGACCAGCTCACGCGGCTGCTGTTTGGCGCGCGAACGTCGCTTGGCGTCGCGCTGCTCGCGACGCTCGGCGCGCTGTTGATCGGGGGAATCGCGGGCGGCATTGCCGGCTACAGCGGCGGGGCTCTGGACGAGGCGTTGATGCGGGTCGCCGAGTTCGTGCTGGTGTTGCCCGCGGTGTACGTGGTGCTGGCGCTGCGGGCGGCTCTGCCGCTCGTGTTGCCGGCGTGGATCGTCTTCGTGCTGATGGCGGGCATCTTCGCGGTGGTCGGCTGGCCGTGGGTGGCGCGTGCCGTGCGGGCGACGGTTGCGGCCGAGCGGACGCGCGAGTACGCCGACGCGGCGCGATCGCTCGGCGCGGGCCACGCGCGGGTGCTCCTGCGCCACCTGATGCCGGCGTGCCGCGGCTTGATGGCGACGCAGGCGATCCTGCTGCTGCCGACCTTCATCGTGGCCGAGGCGACGCTGTCGTTCATCGGCCTCGGCTTTCCCGACGCCGTGCCCAGTTGGGGATCGATGCTCCACGAGGCGGCGAACGTCAACGCGATGGCCGATTTCCCGTGGACGCTCGCTCCGGCCGCCGCGATCTTCGCCGTCACGCTGGGGGCGAACCTGGTCCTGGAGAGATCGACGCAGGAACCACACCGCGCGCAGCGGACATAG